TGATTTCGATGATGTTCAGACAATTTTAGAGGCTTTATTTTTGGCTTATAGTATACCCTCATCGGCTATTTCAAATACGCTATTATTTATTGACGAAATACAAGAAAGTCCAAAAGCTATTCAGTTATTGCGTTATTTCTATGAAGAAATACCCGATCTTCATGTGATTAGTGCTGGATCTCTTTTGGAGTTTGCAATGCAAAAAGTCCATAGTTTCCCAGTGGGGAGGGTAGATTTTTTATATCTTCATCCATTAAATTTTCAGGAATATCTGTAAGCTACAGGAAAACAAGAATTGTTGAAACATTTGCAATCTGCTCCTGTCAATATAATTGCTCATAAACTATTGATGGAAGCATTTCATCGTTATGCAATTATTGGGGGGATGCCAGAAGTGATAAAAACAGACGTCCAGCAACATAGCCTTTCCGATTTACCCAGGATATATGAAAGTATTTGGGGTACTTATAAAAATGATGTCGAGAAATATACATCCAATGAAACAGAGAGGAAGATTATTAAGCATTTAATGGACACTTCTCCCTTATACCTTGATGAACGGATTAAATTTCAAGGATTTGGTAATTCAAACTATAAATCAAGGGAAGTTGGAGAGGCGTTCAGGACGCTTAATGACGCGAAAATTGTACTTTTAATTTATCCTACAACCGACATGCATCCTCCGGTGAAAGCAGATTTGAAAAAATCGCCGCGTTTACAATTCCTTGATACTGGTTTAGTTAATTATTCTGTCGGTATTCAGTCGGAAATGCTTGCGATGAATGATTTAAATAATGCTTACAAGGGGGCAATTATACCACATTTAGTCACGCAGGAACTAATATCGCTACAAAGTATTTCAGCACACACACCTAATTTTTGGGTGAGGGAAAAGTCTCAATCAAATGCGGAGGTAGATTTACTTTATTCTTATCAGCGTTTTGTTATTCCTATTGAAATAAAATCGGGAAGCACAGGCAGTTTAAAGTCACTTCACCAATTTATTGACGCATCTGATCATCCTTATACTATTCGTATGTATGCAGGTTTTTTTAATATTGAGAAAGCAATTACACCAAACAAAAAACCATACCTGCTAATGAATTTACCTTACTATGCAGGTACTTCACTGCCACAATACATCGAATGGTTTGTCAAACAGGAATTTTAATTCAAACTGACTTCTACAGGCATCAAAGGAAATTCAAAAATCTATTTACAATATACTTTTACTAATTCCATCAATTCACGGTTTTTTCCAGCTAAATATACTTTTTGCTTTTCAAGCCAGAGTGCTTTTCCAGCAACATCTTCTTTACCGGTAGTCAACATTTGCGTCACTGAAGCCATGGCTGGCATACCTGGCCCTGTTTTATGTTCCACGCTTTGCACAGGATCAAGCGCTGCCTGTAACTGCTTTTCAGAAATGGCCAGTTCCTGTCCTAACCTTTCCTTAGCTGCGTGCTGAATCATTGCTATAGTAATATGATCAGCGGTTTTCTTTTCCTTTATCGCCTGATTAACAACAGCTGCAATGACTTCATGTGCATCTCTGAAATCAAGATCAGCACTCCTGACCAATATATCCGCAAGATCAGTCATGGTAGAGAAATTTTCCCTTGCGTATTTAAGCATAGTTTCCTTATTGACATGCAA
The sequence above is drawn from the Pedobacter cryoconitis genome and encodes:
- a CDS encoding AAA family ATPase; the encoded protein is MPRGARQVGKTTLIRDFAKTYKYGIILNLEKLNDRSYFDDFDDVQTILEALFLAYSIPSSAISNTLLFIDEIQESPKAIQLLRYFYEEIPDLHVISAGSLLEFAMQKVHSFPVGRVDFLYLHPLNFQEYL
- a CDS encoding DUF4143 domain-containing protein, encoding MEAFHRYAIIGGMPEVIKTDVQQHSLSDLPRIYESIWGTYKNDVEKYTSNETERKIIKHLMDTSPLYLDERIKFQGFGNSNYKSREVGEAFRTLNDAKIVLLIYPTTDMHPPVKADLKKSPRLQFLDTGLVNYSVGIQSEMLAMNDLNNAYKGAIIPHLVTQELISLQSISAHTPNFWVREKSQSNAEVDLLYSYQRFVIPIEIKSGSTGSLKSLHQFIDASDHPYTIRMYAGFFNIEKAITPNKKPYLLMNLPYYAGTSLPQYIEWFVKQEF